One genomic region from Reichenbachiella ulvae encodes:
- a CDS encoding MFS transporter — protein sequence MNNNSIYTLQFMLLCFSGFLFFSSFNMIIPELPSHLETMGGGDYKGLIIALFTLTAGLSRPFSGKLADRVGRVPVMIVGAIVCGVAGVLYPFANTLWAFFLLRLFHGFSTGFKPTGTSAYVADIIPLNKRGEAMGVLGFFGSMGMAAGPSIGPLIAKHFSLDIMFYTSAFFAVLSVLILIGMKETLKNTERVGWKHFVVRKEEIYEPRVLSPSIMMMLLVFAFGAIVTVIPDISDQMGLSNRGLFFTYFTIASLMVRLLAGKASDKYGRVPVLKVGSAILLAALLLLANANSAFLLLTTAVLYGVGVGMCSPTIFAWTIDLSDDKHRGRGMATMYIFLEIGIGMGALLGGWVYGNDLSNIPIVFYTCAVCIVTALIYLFSKTVRNLPRVNEI from the coding sequence ATGAACAACAACTCCATTTATACCCTTCAATTCATGCTGCTATGCTTTAGTGGCTTTCTTTTTTTTAGTAGTTTCAACATGATCATACCTGAGTTGCCCTCACATCTGGAGACCATGGGAGGAGGGGACTACAAAGGGTTGATTATTGCGCTTTTTACTTTGACAGCTGGTCTTTCAAGGCCTTTTAGTGGTAAGCTGGCTGATAGAGTAGGGCGAGTACCTGTCATGATAGTGGGGGCTATAGTTTGTGGAGTTGCGGGTGTTTTGTATCCCTTTGCTAATACGCTTTGGGCCTTTTTTCTCCTTCGTTTGTTTCATGGCTTTTCTACAGGTTTTAAACCAACCGGAACCTCCGCCTATGTAGCCGATATCATTCCGTTGAACAAAAGGGGAGAGGCCATGGGCGTACTTGGATTTTTTGGAAGTATGGGAATGGCAGCTGGTCCTTCGATAGGTCCTCTGATTGCAAAACATTTTTCTTTGGATATCATGTTTTATACCTCTGCATTTTTTGCGGTACTTTCTGTTCTCATCTTGATAGGGATGAAGGAAACCTTAAAGAATACTGAGCGAGTGGGCTGGAAACATTTTGTAGTGAGAAAAGAAGAGATTTATGAGCCCAGGGTTTTATCTCCATCGATTATGATGATGCTTTTGGTCTTTGCATTCGGTGCGATTGTAACGGTAATTCCTGATATCAGCGACCAAATGGGCCTTTCTAATAGGGGATTGTTTTTTACTTATTTTACCATCGCCTCGCTGATGGTGAGATTGCTGGCTGGCAAAGCTTCAGATAAATATGGACGTGTGCCAGTATTGAAAGTGGGTAGTGCAATATTGCTCGCAGCTTTGCTGTTGTTGGCCAATGCCAATTCTGCCTTCTTGTTGTTAACTACTGCGGTACTGTATGGCGTAGGAGTAGGGATGTGCTCGCCTACTATTTTTGCTTGGACGATTGATTTGAGTGATGACAAGCATCGAGGACGCGGCATGGCTACTATGTATATCTTTTTAGAGATAGGAATAGGAATGGGTGCCCTGCTTGGTGGCTGGGTTTATGGAAATGACTTGAGTAATATTCCTATTGTATTCTATACTTGTGCTGTATGTATTGTCACAGCGTTGATCTATTTGTTTTCTAAAACAGTGCGTAACTTGCCCCGAGTAAATGAGATTTGA